In Hyphomicrobiaceae bacterium, the following are encoded in one genomic region:
- a CDS encoding YbdD/YjiX family protein, translating into MRALFKSFASTARLMVGVPDYEAYVRHRQKMHPGEPVMSYEEFFRERQNSRYGVNGGKISRCC; encoded by the coding sequence GTGCGCGCGCTTTTCAAGAGCTTTGCGTCCACGGCGCGGCTCATGGTCGGAGTGCCGGACTACGAGGCTTATGTGCGCCACCGCCAGAAGATGCACCCGGGCGAGCCTGTTATGAGCTATGAAGAGTTTTTTCGCGAGCGTCAGAACAGCCGCTACGGCGTTAATGGCGGCAAGATCTCGCGTTGCTGCTAA
- a CDS encoding alpha/beta hydrolase has protein sequence MFRRVPIAILAALLSTFSASAGGTPSYGERLEGFDYPYEVQTFKFTSQGQALEMNYMDIAPAQADAANGRAAVLLHGKNFCGATWETTIKALTGAGFRVVVPDQIGFCKSSKPLGYQFSFNQLAANTRDLISQLGLGKVTLIGHSMGGMLAMRFAMAYPNRIEHLVLVDPLGLEDWQAKGVPYATIDELYAAQLKTTFESIKEYQQRMYYGGSWKPSYDRWVEMQAGMYAGPGRAHIAMIQAQTSDMIFNEPVIHELERLDMPVTLMIGMKDRTAPGSNRAPKALAEQLGDYPTLARAAIGRLVHGQLVEFPDLGHSPQVENPERFHTELLRALTR, from the coding sequence ATGTTTCGCCGTGTCCCGATTGCGATCCTTGCAGCTCTTTTGTCTACGTTCTCCGCGTCTGCAGGCGGCACGCCGTCCTATGGCGAGCGTCTGGAGGGCTTCGATTACCCGTATGAGGTCCAAACGTTCAAGTTCACTTCGCAGGGCCAAGCTCTGGAAATGAACTATATGGACATCGCCCCCGCCCAAGCGGACGCGGCCAACGGGCGTGCGGCCGTGCTCCTGCATGGCAAGAACTTCTGCGGCGCGACCTGGGAAACCACGATCAAAGCCCTCACCGGCGCGGGCTTTCGCGTTGTCGTTCCCGACCAGATAGGCTTCTGCAAATCCTCAAAGCCACTGGGCTACCAGTTCAGTTTCAATCAGCTCGCAGCGAACACGCGCGATCTCATCTCTCAGCTCGGTCTCGGCAAGGTCACGCTCATAGGGCATTCCATGGGCGGGATGCTGGCGATGCGTTTTGCCATGGCCTATCCCAACAGGATCGAGCACCTCGTGCTGGTCGATCCGTTGGGTCTTGAGGACTGGCAAGCCAAGGGTGTGCCCTACGCGACGATCGATGAGCTCTATGCGGCACAGCTCAAGACGACGTTCGAATCCATCAAGGAATACCAGCAGCGGATGTACTACGGCGGTAGCTGGAAGCCGTCTTACGACCGGTGGGTTGAGATGCAAGCAGGCATGTATGCCGGACCGGGGCGGGCGCACATCGCCATGATCCAGGCCCAGACCAGCGACATGATCTTCAACGAGCCGGTTATCCATGAGCTCGAACGCCTGGACATGCCGGTTACGCTGATGATCGGAATGAAAGACCGTACTGCACCCGGTTCCAACCGCGCACCCAAGGCGCTCGCAGAGCAATTGGGTGACTACCCGACGCTCGCCCGCGCGGCCATCGGCCGGTTGGTGCATGGGCAGCTTGTGGAGTTCCCCGACCTTGGTCATTCGCCTCAAGTGGAGAACCCGGAGAGATTCCACACCGAGCTGCTGCGGGCGCTGACCCGCTAG
- a CDS encoding C13 family peptidase encodes MIEFVKDTAKVFGRALRLLFFFPVKRYPADPSRTTIVALITMAIGATAVAETSVAGDHSSISGPGVIIAIGGWLVFAMVLWLSKPRYALFGLPRVLADSAALSTLTTLMSAGAYALCKRYADIGGWSLFAVFAGLILWWAVALWRAGRHAWTGSQWRFGFRPVQYAAIIALLLPDAPMVRGNDTQPGFDIWRTAQAYYSYYAGYYGIDGEDEDGAPVKLVDVEQTYYRQPLLVQQALDKVQPSDPTRSELYFLAAASFADQDVFKSEVEKTRALFDQRFATAGHSIVAINHADTVDDLPLANVSNMTSLLAGLARKMDTENDVLVMFLTSHGSPGRFSVSFSGFSLNDLTPQALRTMLDASGIKNRVLIISACYSGSFIDMLADDNTLVITAASDKRTSFGCSNEREWTFFGDAFFNHALRETYSFEAAYAKARETVGGWEREQGITPSDPQMSAGHAIHAKLKEVAQAFAQNQAKAGDASGSVPGAAVRRSADAR; translated from the coding sequence ATGATAGAGTTCGTCAAGGATACGGCCAAAGTCTTCGGTCGCGCACTCCGGCTGCTATTCTTCTTTCCCGTTAAGCGTTACCCGGCGGACCCTTCGCGCACGACCATCGTGGCCCTGATAACAATGGCTATCGGCGCCACCGCAGTTGCCGAAACTTCCGTTGCCGGTGACCACTCCTCTATCTCTGGGCCTGGGGTTATCATCGCGATCGGAGGCTGGCTGGTCTTTGCCATGGTGCTATGGCTTTCAAAGCCGCGCTACGCTCTGTTCGGATTGCCACGTGTTCTTGCCGACAGCGCTGCTCTCAGCACATTGACAACCTTGATGTCGGCAGGAGCCTACGCGTTGTGTAAACGCTATGCAGACATTGGTGGGTGGTCCTTGTTTGCGGTATTTGCCGGCCTCATTCTGTGGTGGGCGGTGGCGCTTTGGCGCGCTGGCCGTCATGCGTGGACCGGTTCGCAATGGCGCTTTGGCTTCCGGCCCGTCCAGTATGCAGCCATCATCGCGCTTCTCTTGCCCGACGCTCCTATGGTGCGCGGTAACGACACCCAGCCAGGCTTTGACATCTGGCGAACCGCGCAAGCCTACTACAGCTACTATGCTGGCTACTACGGCATTGACGGCGAGGATGAGGATGGGGCTCCTGTCAAGCTCGTTGACGTGGAGCAGACCTATTACCGGCAGCCCTTACTGGTGCAACAAGCCCTCGATAAGGTGCAGCCTTCAGATCCAACCCGCAGTGAACTCTATTTCCTGGCAGCCGCAAGCTTTGCCGATCAAGACGTTTTCAAAAGCGAGGTCGAGAAGACACGCGCCCTGTTCGATCAGCGTTTTGCGACCGCGGGTCACTCCATCGTGGCGATCAATCACGCCGATACGGTCGATGATCTTCCGCTCGCCAACGTCTCCAACATGACCTCTCTGTTGGCCGGTCTCGCCCGCAAGATGGACACCGAGAACGACGTGCTGGTGATGTTTCTCACCTCGCACGGATCGCCTGGACGCTTCTCTGTGAGCTTCTCGGGCTTCTCGCTTAATGACCTGACGCCCCAAGCCCTGCGAACCATGCTGGACGCGAGCGGCATCAAGAACCGCGTTCTGATCATTTCGGCATGCTATTCGGGAAGCTTCATTGACATGCTCGCCGACGACAACACTTTGGTCATCACCGCCGCAAGCGACAAACGCACGTCGTTTGGCTGTTCGAACGAGCGCGAATGGACATTCTTCGGCGATGCGTTCTTCAACCACGCCTTGCGAGAGACGTATTCGTTCGAGGCAGCTTATGCAAAAGCGCGCGAGACTGTCGGTGGATGGGAACGCGAGCAAGGGATTACGCCGTCCGATCCCCAGATGTCAGCAGGCCACGCGATCCATGCCAAACTCAAGGAAGTCGCGCAGGCCTTTGCGCAAAACCAAGCCAAGGCAGGCGACGCCAGCGGGTCGGTTCCTGGGGCTGCGGTGCGGCGATCCGCCGACGCCCGGTAA
- a CDS encoding ATP-binding cassette domain-containing protein, whose protein sequence is MAPPLLTLKDVWLTFGGTPLLEGAELTVAPGDRICLVGRNGSGKSTLLRIAAGVVTPDKGERFAHPGAAIRYLPQEADFSGFDTAQSYVEAGLGPTDDPYQAIYLLNELGLTGDEDPAQLSGGEARRVALARVLASRPDVLLLDEPTNHLDLPAIEWLEQTLKQSRSAVVLISHDRRFLENLSKSTVWLDRGRSRQMQAGFSAFEEWRDKVLEEEETERHKLDRKIVREEQWMHGGVTARRKRNVRRVRELKDMRTEVRERRFVQGNVRLDAAEGGLSGRLVAEFTNVSKSYGDTPIVKGLSLRVMRGDRLGLVGPNGAGKTTILKLLTGALEPDSGTVRLGVNLELVSLDQRRDELDPNWTVQDALTGGRGDQVVINGKARHVASYMKDFLFLPEQRLTPLRVLSGGERARLMLARALAKPSNILVLDEPTNDLDLETLDLLQELLADYAGTVLLVSHDRDFLDRVVTSVLAPEGDGKWIEYAGGYSDMLAQRIPNANLNSDKPTSSSTAQELRTTLAINNAEASDPREDKPSRKLSFKEKHLLDTLPGTIASLEDEIRKLSKKLEDSGFFRRDREGFDNATSRLAEAQALLDKAETQWLELEDRRAVLENKS, encoded by the coding sequence ATGGCACCTCCCCTTCTTACCCTGAAAGACGTCTGGTTGACCTTTGGCGGCACACCACTGCTGGAGGGCGCAGAACTGACTGTCGCACCCGGCGACCGCATTTGCCTTGTCGGCCGTAATGGCTCGGGCAAGTCCACTCTGCTCAGGATCGCCGCCGGCGTTGTCACGCCCGATAAGGGTGAACGCTTTGCCCATCCTGGGGCCGCGATCCGCTACCTGCCGCAGGAAGCCGACTTCTCGGGCTTCGATACCGCCCAATCCTACGTGGAGGCAGGGCTCGGCCCGACGGACGATCCCTACCAAGCCATCTATCTGCTCAACGAGCTGGGACTGACTGGCGATGAGGACCCCGCTCAACTGTCTGGCGGAGAGGCCCGCCGCGTGGCTCTCGCGCGGGTTCTCGCTTCGCGTCCTGACGTCCTTTTGCTGGATGAACCGACCAACCACCTCGATTTGCCCGCGATCGAATGGCTGGAACAGACCTTGAAACAGTCGCGATCCGCCGTTGTGCTCATCAGCCACGACCGCCGGTTTCTAGAGAACCTGTCGAAGTCGACCGTTTGGCTCGATCGCGGCCGCTCGCGCCAGATGCAGGCAGGATTTTCCGCCTTTGAGGAGTGGCGCGACAAGGTTCTCGAAGAGGAAGAAACCGAGCGCCACAAGCTGGACCGCAAGATCGTGCGGGAAGAGCAATGGATGCACGGTGGCGTGACCGCACGCCGAAAAAGAAATGTGCGGCGCGTGCGCGAATTGAAGGATATGCGGACTGAGGTGCGCGAGCGCCGCTTCGTGCAAGGCAACGTGCGCCTCGACGCCGCCGAAGGAGGGCTCTCAGGCCGGCTTGTCGCCGAGTTTACAAACGTCTCCAAGAGCTATGGCGACACGCCCATTGTTAAAGGTCTCTCCTTGCGCGTCATGCGCGGTGATCGTCTTGGTCTGGTCGGCCCCAATGGAGCGGGCAAGACCACAATCCTGAAGCTGCTGACCGGCGCCCTGGAGCCCGACAGCGGCACGGTGCGGCTTGGCGTCAATCTGGAACTTGTCTCGTTGGATCAGCGGCGCGACGAACTCGATCCCAATTGGACCGTGCAGGATGCGCTGACGGGAGGGCGAGGCGATCAGGTCGTCATCAACGGCAAGGCCCGCCACGTTGCCAGTTACATGAAGGATTTTCTCTTCCTTCCCGAACAACGCTTGACCCCGTTGCGAGTTCTCTCAGGAGGCGAACGTGCGCGTCTAATGCTGGCGCGCGCATTAGCAAAACCTTCCAACATTCTCGTGCTCGACGAACCGACCAACGATCTCGATCTTGAAACGCTCGATCTTCTGCAAGAGCTGCTTGCCGACTATGCGGGCACCGTCTTGCTGGTTAGTCATGATCGCGATTTTCTTGACCGAGTGGTCACAAGCGTGCTTGCGCCTGAAGGCGACGGCAAATGGATCGAATACGCCGGTGGATATAGCGATATGCTGGCGCAAAGAATTCCTAATGCAAATTTGAATTCCGATAAGCCAACTTCATCGTCTACCGCACAAGAACTTCGCACAACGCTTGCTATCAACAACGCAGAGGCTTCTGATCCACGCGAAGACAAGCCATCGCGCAAGCTTTCCTTCAAAGAAAAACACTTACTTGATACGCTTCCTGGCACGATCGCAAGTCTGGAAGACGAGATAAGAAAGCTTTCAAAAAAGCTCGAAGATAGTGGGTTTTTTCGCCGCGACCGTGAAGGCTTCGATAACGCCACCTCGCGCCTTGCTGAAGCTCAGGCGCTGCTCGACAAAGCCGAAACGCAGTGGTTGGAACTCGAAGATCGCCGCGCCGTACTTGAAAACAAGAGCTGA
- a CDS encoding helix-turn-helix transcriptional regulator: protein MTVDTESRLSPRELQCLGLLALGHSNDGIAKEIGIRPPTVAMHLANARAKLKAITREHAVAIAVSRGLIRI, encoded by the coding sequence ATGACGGTCGATACTGAATCAAGACTTTCACCGCGCGAGTTGCAGTGTTTGGGATTGCTCGCACTTGGGCACTCCAATGATGGAATAGCCAAGGAGATCGGCATCCGCCCACCAACGGTTGCGATGCATCTTGCGAACGCAAGGGCGAAGCTCAAGGCCATTACTCGCGAGCACGCCGTCGCGATTGCCGTGAGCAGAGGCCTGATCAGGATCTAA
- a CDS encoding Hsp20 family protein: MTRMTMLSNPLLLGFEEIERMIDRAGKGSGDGYPPYNIERIAKEDGKAEILRITLAVAGFTRDQLEITLEDSQLVVRGKQTDDKSREYLYRGIAARQFARTFVLADGIEVKSADLSNGLLSIDLHRLEPERLVRRIEIGSKSANKERP, encoded by the coding sequence ATGACACGTATGACCATGCTCTCGAACCCCCTGCTCCTGGGTTTCGAAGAGATCGAACGGATGATCGATCGTGCCGGTAAAGGTTCCGGCGACGGCTATCCACCCTACAACATCGAGCGCATTGCCAAGGAAGACGGCAAAGCAGAAATCCTGCGGATTACCTTAGCCGTTGCTGGATTTACCCGCGATCAGCTCGAAATCACGCTGGAAGACAGCCAGCTCGTCGTGCGCGGTAAGCAAACCGACGACAAGTCGCGCGAATATCTGTATCGCGGCATCGCAGCCCGCCAGTTCGCGCGCACATTCGTGTTGGCAGACGGCATCGAGGTCAAATCGGCCGATCTGTCCAACGGACTGCTTTCGATTGATCTGCATCGCCTGGAGCCAGAAAGGCTCGTGCGCAGAATAGAGATTGGAAGCAAATCGGCGAATAAAGAGCGGCCGTAG
- a CDS encoding DUF1150 domain-containing protein, translated as MKEKVPGKTKASVDHRAVPLMSEFELARLGGGEVAYIKTLSSDDAQRMFPMVEGLPADTNLFSLHAADGTPIALTDTLQAAIGHAQEGDLAIAALN; from the coding sequence ATGAAAGAAAAAGTACCCGGTAAGACCAAAGCGTCGGTCGACCACCGCGCTGTGCCACTGATGAGCGAGTTTGAACTTGCCAGGCTCGGCGGCGGAGAAGTGGCCTACATCAAGACATTGTCATCCGACGACGCGCAGCGCATGTTTCCGATGGTTGAGGGCCTTCCGGCTGACACCAACCTGTTCTCGTTGCATGCGGCAGACGGCACGCCGATCGCGCTTACAGATACGTTACAGGCTGCCATCGGTCACGCACAGGAAGGTGACCTCGCTATCGCTGCGTTGAATTGA
- a CDS encoding D-glycerate dehydrogenase, whose amino-acid sequence MKKKILITWPLPEAVMARARETYDVIAHGGDPKITIEEMLETAKSVDAILLTLNEKCPKAVVDKIPENIKCVSTFSIGFDHIDLEACKARGIKVGNAPHGVTVATAEIAMLLLLGSARRASEGERMIRARAWPGWQPLQLVGRRLDNKVLGIYGFGKIGQALAQRARGFDMQIHYYDLYRAKPEVEAKYNAVYHDSLDSLLKVSEFFSINAPSTPETRGFFNTATIEKLPKGAIVVNTARGDLVNDADMIAALKSGRLAYAGLDVFAGEPKINEGYYDLPNTFLFPHLGSAAVEARNQMGFEALDNIDAFFAGKDMPFKLN is encoded by the coding sequence ATGAAGAAGAAAATCCTGATCACTTGGCCGTTGCCCGAGGCCGTGATGGCCCGCGCCAGGGAGACCTATGACGTCATCGCGCATGGCGGTGATCCCAAGATCACGATCGAGGAAATGCTGGAGACTGCCAAGAGCGTCGACGCCATCTTGCTGACTCTTAACGAGAAGTGCCCGAAAGCGGTGGTTGATAAAATTCCAGAAAACATCAAGTGTGTCTCCACGTTCTCGATTGGCTTTGATCACATCGATCTGGAGGCCTGCAAGGCTCGCGGCATCAAGGTCGGTAATGCGCCCCACGGCGTGACGGTCGCCACGGCCGAGATCGCCATGCTTCTGCTGTTGGGCTCGGCACGTCGCGCTTCGGAGGGTGAGCGGATGATCCGCGCGCGTGCATGGCCGGGCTGGCAGCCGCTGCAACTCGTCGGACGCCGCCTCGATAACAAAGTGCTCGGCATCTACGGTTTCGGCAAGATCGGGCAGGCGCTCGCACAACGCGCCCGCGGCTTCGACATGCAAATTCACTACTACGACCTCTACCGAGCGAAGCCGGAGGTCGAAGCAAAGTACAACGCCGTCTACCACGACAGCCTCGATAGTCTGCTGAAGGTCTCGGAGTTCTTCTCCATCAACGCGCCCTCCACACCTGAGACGCGTGGGTTCTTCAACACGGCGACGATCGAGAAGCTGCCAAAGGGCGCCATTGTCGTGAATACGGCGCGCGGCGATCTCGTGAACGACGCCGATATGATCGCGGCACTCAAGTCTGGCCGCTTGGCCTATGCGGGTCTCGACGTGTTTGCCGGCGAGCCCAAGATCAACGAGGGTTACTACGATTTGCCCAACACGTTCTTATTTCCGCATTTGGGATCGGCCGCGGTCGAGGCACGCAATCAGATGGGCTTTGAAGCGCTCGACAACATCGACGCCTTCTTTGCCGGCAAGGACATGCCGTTCAAGCTCAACTGA
- a CDS encoding methyltransferase domain-containing protein, giving the protein MSIETAGTVNSFSSFYAQKPNSYFSGARSDFVRRLPHDPTAAILEIGCGTGATGALALAQGRCGRYVGVELFESAAEEARKVLTEVVTGNVETLEFPWQPAAFDVLILSEVLEHLVEPRRMLKRVSRFVRQGGIVMASSPNISHWRVVREIALGRFNLTDRGVFDRTHLRWFTPTTFGQMFEDAGFRIAWMGPVTPFSERTQMLSRLTGGRYDHLFMTQIAIAGERT; this is encoded by the coding sequence GTGTCGATTGAGACGGCGGGGACCGTGAACAGCTTCAGCTCGTTCTACGCCCAAAAACCGAATTCCTACTTTTCAGGCGCGCGGTCGGACTTTGTCCGGCGATTGCCTCATGATCCTACTGCCGCAATCCTAGAGATTGGCTGCGGCACCGGAGCGACGGGCGCCCTCGCATTGGCGCAAGGCCGTTGTGGTCGCTACGTCGGCGTTGAACTTTTTGAGTCCGCTGCCGAGGAAGCTCGCAAGGTTTTGACCGAGGTCGTGACCGGCAATGTCGAGACCTTGGAATTTCCCTGGCAGCCGGCAGCCTTCGACGTGCTGATCCTTTCGGAGGTGCTTGAGCATCTGGTGGAGCCGCGGCGCATGTTGAAGCGCGTTTCGCGCTTTGTTCGTCAGGGCGGGATCGTCATGGCAAGCTCTCCCAATATTTCGCATTGGCGCGTGGTGCGGGAGATTGCTCTGGGCCGTTTCAATCTGACCGACCGCGGCGTCTTTGACCGCACGCATTTGCGCTGGTTCACGCCAACGACGTTTGGGCAAATGTTTGAGGATGCGGGATTCCGCATTGCCTGGATGGGACCCGTCACACCGTTTAGTGAGCGCACCCAGATGCTCTCGCGCCTGACCGGCGGCCGCTACGACCATCTGTTCATGACGCAGATTGCGATTGCCGGCGAGCGCACCTGA
- a CDS encoding polysaccharide biosynthesis/export family protein — MRRLLAIVPARVSAAVLCSALLAGACASPDIISGPQFLTREGSTALQRVYRLGIGDKLKVTVFGEDSLSGATEVNALGQVSLPLIGDMPAKGLALQELKDAIARRLADGYIKNPKVTVEMTNYRPIYVHGEVKNGGEFQFKNGVSLRDAVAMAGGYTYRADQSYIYIGREGEADVAVRMPTDVPVLPGDNIRIPERFF; from the coding sequence TTGCGTAGATTGCTCGCCATAGTTCCTGCCCGCGTTTCGGCCGCTGTCCTTTGTTCAGCGCTGCTGGCGGGAGCATGCGCATCACCTGACATCATCAGTGGACCACAGTTTCTCACGCGAGAGGGCAGCACCGCACTTCAGCGGGTCTATCGCCTTGGCATCGGCGACAAACTGAAGGTGACTGTGTTTGGCGAGGACAGCCTCAGCGGCGCAACCGAGGTCAATGCCTTGGGGCAAGTATCGTTGCCGCTTATCGGCGACATGCCTGCCAAAGGTCTTGCTCTTCAAGAACTCAAGGATGCGATCGCCCGACGCCTGGCTGACGGCTACATAAAAAATCCCAAAGTCACGGTAGAAATGACCAATTACCGCCCGATCTACGTCCACGGCGAGGTCAAGAACGGCGGCGAATTCCAGTTCAAGAACGGCGTGTCGTTGCGTGATGCCGTAGCCATGGCTGGCGGCTATACTTACCGCGCGGACCAGAGCTACATTTACATCGGCCGCGAAGGCGAAGCCGACGTCGCTGTGCGCATGCCCACCGACGTACCAGTTCTCCCCGGCGACAATATCCGCATTCCAGAAAGGTTCTTCTGA
- a CDS encoding outer membrane beta-barrel protein codes for MLAVSTSARAGDLDIDDRDGLNTTTIAKQERDKEWLEYKAYGAQTVAGQNRNFAKPDGLRVGNNVVMPEVGALVTYDDNIYASDEDKVGDIRTDLTPSVKFRSELPRHVLDLSLDGKIVNYLENTDQDYANVRARVGGALQFDHAHTLSATVLSSLDHEERTSPSYPFSAQDPQQVWYNMGAVGITRDVGRLYGTISAAAQSWDFANNVASDGSTLDMAYRDTRAYSTSLRVGYRISPGFDFVTKLRGIKIWNRGDETSNQSSLGYEALAGLAFETNPLLRWRIMGGFGVRDYEQAGIATLNTSLLEAEVEWLPTQRLTIYGTVMRRLNDIGGPDGSSLLQTGVSLRADYEIYHNLVLNLGASVRDDQSLADGTSELVYGGSIGLEYYLNKNWLFTFTYQHDVRESDSESRNMHRNRFMVGAKLRF; via the coding sequence ATGCTTGCCGTGTCCACGTCCGCCCGCGCCGGCGATCTGGATATTGACGACCGAGACGGATTGAACACCACCACCATTGCCAAACAAGAGCGCGACAAAGAGTGGCTTGAATACAAAGCCTACGGCGCCCAGACCGTCGCAGGACAGAATCGCAACTTCGCAAAGCCCGATGGCTTGCGGGTGGGGAACAACGTGGTCATGCCCGAAGTGGGCGCGCTCGTTACGTATGACGACAATATCTACGCCTCAGACGAGGACAAGGTCGGTGACATACGTACCGACCTCACCCCTTCGGTCAAATTCCGCTCGGAGTTGCCCCGCCACGTTCTGGATTTGTCGCTCGACGGCAAGATCGTAAACTACCTTGAGAATACCGATCAGGATTACGCCAACGTCAGGGCTCGTGTCGGAGGCGCGCTGCAGTTCGATCACGCCCATACGTTGTCGGCGACAGTTCTTTCGTCTTTGGATCACGAGGAACGCACTAGCCCGTCGTATCCCTTCTCCGCCCAGGACCCGCAACAAGTCTGGTACAATATGGGCGCTGTGGGTATCACGCGCGATGTTGGCCGCCTGTACGGGACGATATCCGCTGCGGCGCAAAGTTGGGACTTTGCAAATAACGTCGCCAGCGATGGCAGCACGCTGGATATGGCCTACCGAGACACACGGGCCTACAGCACCTCGTTGCGGGTCGGCTATCGAATTTCACCCGGCTTCGATTTCGTAACGAAGCTTCGCGGAATCAAAATCTGGAATCGGGGCGATGAAACCAGCAACCAGAGTTCGCTCGGATACGAAGCCCTTGCGGGCCTCGCGTTCGAGACAAACCCGTTATTGCGGTGGCGGATCATGGGCGGCTTCGGGGTCCGCGACTATGAGCAAGCTGGTATCGCAACGCTGAACACCAGCCTTCTCGAAGCAGAGGTCGAATGGTTGCCGACCCAACGATTAACAATTTATGGCACCGTGATGCGTCGTCTCAACGACATCGGCGGACCTGACGGCTCAAGCCTTTTGCAGACGGGTGTGAGCCTTCGCGCCGATTACGAGATCTATCACAATCTGGTGCTGAACCTCGGCGCATCGGTGCGAGACGACCAATCGTTGGCAGACGGAACCTCCGAACTCGTCTACGGAGGCAGCATAGGGCTCGAATACTACCTTAATAAAAACTGGCTGTTCACCTTTACGTATCAACATGACGTCAGAGAGTCGGATAGCGAATCGCGAAACATGCACCGCAACCGGTTCATGGTCGGGGCGAAGCTGCGATTCTAG